In Oryctolagus cuniculus chromosome 18, mOryCun1.1, whole genome shotgun sequence, the DNA window GTCCCCGTCAACggagcccctgggggtggggagctggggatCCCCAAGAGCTTGGCAGCTGGGACAGTGCTGCCTGACGATGGCTCTCTCCACTCAGCAGCCTGGACCTCATCTGCCACCCAGGACAGCCCGTCCCAAGGTGCCTTGGTGCACCCCTGGTACAGAGAAGGCATTCAGTGATGACTTGTAGGTGAATGCATTCTCTGCGTCGCTCACTTTACAGGAGAGAACCCAGATCTGGCCTGTTCCAGATGCTGAGGCTGCCCCTTCTCTTGGGCAAGCCTGGTGCCTGAAGTGCCAAGAGGTACCAGCAGAGGGAGGGTGCGGCGGGATGGGGTAGGCAGAGCAAGGGCTGAGAGGCTGTGTCTCCAGAACCGTGGAGTAGGTGGTGCTGAGGCCAGTGGGCGAGAGTGGGGAGGGGCACCCCATGATCCTGGCTTGGGCAGTTTCCAGGGGCCCCTTGTGAGCAGTGGGCGGGCAGGCACCGAGGTACTAATCAGCAGACAGGGATGCTCTTGGGAGGAGAGAATGAGGCCTCAGGCTCCCAGCTGGGAGGGTGGAGAAGTCACAGCAGCCTCTAGGAGGGAGGGGCCGACCCCACTGGCCACCCTCAGCCATCACCTTGTCTCCCCAGGCCCCCTGCCTTTGTGCAGGCTATGCCATCGACCTCGGTTCCAGCTTCTGAGCACCCTTGACAGTAACTGAGGTTCCCTCCTCCAGGCACCCTTCCTGGACCATCCTCAGGCAGTATCCTCTCCCCCTGTGGGTCAGTCCAGGCCAGGTCCACTCCTGCCCACCTTCACGCCCCCAGGATGTGATGGGGAGAGAAAAGTTGAGGGAGATCTTTGAGACCATACAGTAGGTTGAATAATGGCACCCAAAGATATGCATGTCCTAATTCCTGGACTTTGTGATCCCGTTACATTACTTGGCAAAATGGACTTTGCAGGTATAAATAAATTCAGATTATTCTGTATTATCTGGGTGGGCCCAGTACTCCCAGTGTCCTTAAAGGGAAAGAGGATGGAGGCAGGCATTGGCCTAGCCACTTAGATGCTGCTTAGCATGCGTGCcacgtgggagtgcctgggttgagtctcaGCTTAGctgccagttccagcttcctgctgatgcactctgggaggcattcggtgatgactcaactacttgggtctgccgcccacatggaagatgtagatggagttcctggcttctggtttgacCTGGCTCAACCccgctgtcacaggcatttgggggactgaaccaacagaagggagacaattctctatctctgccttttaaacaaaataaagaggTTAGCAGGAGGGTCTTAGAGAGATTGGAAGATGCTGTGCTGctggtctttttttaagatttatttatttatttgaaagagaggagagcagagagggaggttttctatccgctggttcactccccaattggccacaacgtccagagctgcgccgatctgaagccaggagccaggagtttcttctgggtctcccacatgagtgcaggggcccaaggacttgggccatcttgtacagctttcccaggccacagcaaagagctggatcggaagtggagcagccaggatccaaaccagtgcccatgtgggatgctggcactcagacagcagcttaccctgccacgccatagcactggccccgctGATGGTCTTgaagaagccatgagccaagaaatGCACCTCTAAAAGCTGGAAAACCTACATGAATAGATTGTCTTTTAGAGGTGATAAAACATGTGTCCTTCTAAGCATTGGATTTGGGAGTCATTTGTTACAGTAACCGGAGAAAAACACAGATGGCCAATCCTGCTCCTACCTAGCCAGGTTTCCTCCCTGtgaggctgggctgtggctgctcAGTGACCCAGTCCACTGATCCTACCCCGTGGGTGACCTCGGCACCCAGtgtgggccaggagctgggctggaaggcaCACCCTGGGACTCCCTCAGGCTCATCTCCAGAAGCAGCAGCTCACGCCAAAACTAGCTCCACAGAGACGTGGAGGTCGGGAGCGTGGGGAGTCCACAAGCACTCCCAGACTGCCCCCCACTGTATGTCAGGTGCTGAGAACAGGAGAGTGAACACCTCAAACCAGAGCCTCCGGCCACACAGAAGTCTGTGCTAGGTGCTCACCCCAACACATAGCACCCTGTCCCCAGATGAGGTGAGACAGAACAggggctccagggcctgggagaaGGTGTATAAGGTGTGTCAGTCTTCACAGAGGGCAGCTGCCTTATACCCCTCTGCGACTAACCCAAGAGGGCTTCTGGGAAGAGGAGGACAGGAGCCCATGTGCCACCTTCCCTGGAGGCCACTGTCCACTAAGAAAGCTGAGGATGCAGCTGGGGACACcgggcaggctgggcagggctgatgGAGCCCTGGAGGAGAAAATGCAGTGACTGATCCTGAGAAAGTAAATGAAGGTGTTGGGGCTTCTGGTGCCAGGGAGACCCGGGATGCCCTCCTCCTTTTGACCTCTCTGAGCCATGGTGACCACAGCTGCCCCACAGTATGCTGAGGatcccaggagctgggacccacAGGGGAAGTTGAGACCCCAGATGTAAGACTGGGGTAGAAGCCAGGCCCTCCTCAGCCCTAGCCGGGCCACCCCCGCCCCTCTGAgcccaagctgcagccaggatcaACCTGTAGACCACAGAGTCCCACTTAGGCCcaacttggaggcagcagataggTTGGGGGCAGTGACTGTCCCTTGCAATGGGCCAGTAGGGGAGGGGTCAAGATCAGGGAATAATAGTCCAAGACAGGGGTCCAGCCACATGCAGGGAGCCCAGCGCATGCAGCCCTTGGGCTGGCCGAGGACACTCCCCAGGGCTGCGCAGTGATGACCCGGACACCTGCTGCATCACCCTTGCCACCCTCTGGTCCCTGGCCTTCCACAAAGGCGCTGGGACGCGCCTGACTGGACCCCACGGAGATCAGGCTCGGGGGCATGCCCCAGCAAGATCCTTACCGGGACCGCCATCAGGGTTCCCTCAGCTGATGGCCACAGGAGTCGGTCAGAGGGTCCTCCGGTTGGACCCCTGTATGGAGACCGTGGCAGTTACTCCTTGAGAGGGTTCTTGTCCGTGGTGACGCCGCCAGGGATCCTGTGCTCCACCAGGCCCCGGTCTGGGAAATGGGTGACTGCCAGGCACCTGCTAAGCTCCCCAAGAAGGCACGCAGGTCTCTGGGCCCAGAGGCAGGGCCTGCAGCACCAATACATTTACTGCGCTGCCCCCACGAGGTCAGATGACCTGTCCATCGGTCCCTCTGGATCTGTGGGGTCCTCCAGGCCCTCCCCAGCCTTCTGGGAGGCCTCCACATCCCCCAGGGTGGAGTCCAGGGCAGCGCCTGTGGAGCCGGACGTCCAGCCGGGGGTCCAGGGCGCCTCCGGCGTGGTCCGCGGTGGGAACCAGAAGGCAGGCGCCGGGGCGAGCTCCACAAGCTGGGGCCGCGCGGGGCCCGACGAGGAGGCGTGCGGGATGAGGAAGAAGATGTAGACGCCGGAGACCACCAGGCCGGCGGCCACCAGcacggccagcgccacggctgcGTTGAAGGCCCAGGCCGGGCTGCTCAGCGACAGGCGGCGCGACAGCGGACGGCCGAggcgcagcggcggcggcggcggcggcacacGCGCGGCGCGGGCCTTGCGCGACcccggcagcggcggcggcggccgcaggTAGAGCAGCCCGCGGCGGCGGTCGAAGCGCACCGAGCCCTGGCGCGGCAGCGGTGTGCCCGCGTCGCGGGGCAGCAGGCCCGGCTgcgtgggcagggagggcagcccgCGGCGTGGAGCCAGCCGGGTGGGAGCGCGGCACACGGGGCAGGCCACCGCGTCGCCCCcgcctgctgtggccagcgacAGGCGAGCCAGGCACTCGAGGCAGAAGACGTGGCCGCAGTCCAGGCGCTTGGGCAGCTTGAACACGCCGTCGAAGGGCGACACACAGATGAGGCACTCCACGGGGGACGCCGGGGGCAGGATGGGGCTGGAGCCGGGGCCGCTGTCCCCTTCCTCCTCGTCCTCGTCCTGGCCTCCGCTCACAGAGCGAGGTGCGGACAGCGAGCCTGGGGAGCTGGGGTCGGATCCCTGAGGGGCCTGGGGGCGGCGGAGCCAAGGCAGCCGAGGACAAGGCATTCAGACTAGGCCTTTGAGGAGTGGTCCGGTGGGGGGCTGAGGCGGCAGAAGCCTGGAGGGCAGTCTGGGAGGCCAGCAAGGACTCCAGGGAGGAGCGGATTCCCCCAGAATAGAGCACGGTCGTCCAAACAGGGCAGCTACCTCCACAGGGGCAGAGACGACACGGTGAGGACAGAGCAGAGGAGCCGCTGATGGGAGATCGTCCCCACCCAGGGGAGAACTGAGCCACTCCACAAGCCCCTCCTGAGACTCCAGGTGAGTCTAGAGTGACAGGTACCCAGCAACAGAGGCCACAGACCCGTAAAGGCCAGGGGCTCCCGCACAGCACAGACCCCAGGCAGCACCACGCAGGGACCCCTCCTACCTGCGACACCTCCTTCCCTCTGGCTGGTGGCCTGTCCCCGCCAGTTCTGACCTCTCTGGCCTGACTGGCTTGGGTATGTTTAGTGTCCCTCCCTAGGGGAGGGTACCTAACCTGGGGCCACTCCCTCCAGGACCAAGGCAGCCACGGAACCTGTCCAACAGCCTGCCGcgcagcctgggccagtcctgccAGAATGAACGCCAAAGCCTGACCCGCACCGGATGGTGGAGGTGGAGATGACACACTGAGCATGGGCTCAACCCACCGAAAACCTCCTGATGAACCCTGGCTTGGAaggcctgggccagcgctgtggcatagtaggctaagcctccacctgtggtgctggcatcccagacaggtgcgtttgtatcctggctgcttcgcttctgatccggcgctctgctacagcctggcaaagcagcagcagatggcccagtgcttgggcccctgcacccgcatgggagaccagggaagctcctggcttcagcttggcccagatccaggcgttgcagccacttagggagtggaCCACAAagacctatctgtctctcccactatgtctgtaactctacctctcagataaataaaacttaaaaaaaaagggggggggcgggTATGGGGGCCCTGGGCCGTAGCCATCAACCATGGTCAGAATGAAGCCACATGATGGTGGATCTCACGAATCCCAGGGTGTGGCCAGCAGACAGAGTGGAGAATGTGGCCTAGAACACAGGCCCTCACTCCCTGAACTGGACGATGTTTCCAGGTAACAGGGTCCAGGATGGTTAGCTCCCAACAAAGCCCCTTCCCAGCCCAGTGCTGTCTGACGTGCCAATTCCTCAGCTAGAACCCTCCAGGCAGACTGAGCTACAGCTGACACCATGGTTCTGCCAGAAGAGCCCCTACAGACTaagcagcagcccccaggccGCCATGGCcacactgccccctgccccaagGATGGACAACGACACAGCAGAGTGGAGCCGCTCCAAAGGCAGAAAGGTTTATtgggcagcagctgggaactcagcggTTGGACTTGGCCACACGCTCCAGCTCATCCTTCTTCTTGATGGCATAGGAGTTGGAAGAACCCTACAAAGAGACCAGGTTAGCTGCAGATGGAGGACTACCCCCAAACATCACCTGACCCTCCCAGCCCCAGTGCCCCCACACACCTTGGCAGCGTTGATGAGCTCGTCTGCCAGGCACTCGGCGATGGTCTTGATGTTCCGGAAGGCAGCCTCCCGAGCGCCTGTGCACAGCAGCCAAATGGCCTAGAAATACGGGGGTCAGGCTAAGCCCAGTGCCCTCAGCAGACGCAGGCGATCACCCCATCACTCACGGCCAGAAACAGAGGCAGGTGCTATCCTGCCGGATCTCAGATCAGTTACAGGGCAGAAAAGGCACAGCCCGAGGTTACGTCCTTAATGGTAGAAGACCTGAAGCCTACCTACCGTGACAGAAAACACAATGCATGCTCTCGACCTGGACCCTTGACTGACAAGGAAACTCAAGGGCATGCTGGGGGCAGACGTACAGATGGAACAGTAGCTGGCTCATTTATTACTACCGTTACGTTTCTTGGGGGTATGGTGAgcatgtggtacagtgggctgtGATGTTACTTCAGtgtaggtttgagttctggctactctgcttctgagccagctccccgttaatgtgcctggcagggaagcagcagataatggctcaggtacttgagcacTCTCCACCCACAcagaactggatggaattcctggttcctggatttggactggggctcagcccagctgttgtacttcctctttccctgtcaccctgcctttcaagtaattgaatcttaaaaaaaaaaaaaaaaaagatggggtggggtgggatagAATGATGGGAATGTATTTGGGGGAAAATGACAATGTCTGCAACCAAATCTCAAATGATCCAAGAATAAAAAGGGTGCATGTGAGCACACCTGGCTGAAATCAGACCTCAGCCTAATGTAGGCCAGAGGGCAGAGCCTGGATCTGTCCTGCACCAGGTGGCAAGGCAGCCAAGCTCCTGGAGAAGTGCAGCTCCAGCTAAACACACCTGATTCACACGGCGCAGCGGGGACACATCGACAGCCTGTCGTCGCACTGTCCCAGCTCGCCCAATGCGTGTTGAGTCCTCTCGGGGGCCGCTGTTGATGATGGCGTTCACCAGGACCTGCAGAGGGTTCTGGGAGAGAGGGGGTTATGAGACCACGCACCCCACACCTGTAACAGGGAAATCGCACCCACAGGGGATGAGCCTGCACGCGCACCATGGGCTTTGGGTGTGTTAAGGGCACAGCTGGACGCTCTGCCTCAGAGGCCTACCTCACCAGTAAGCAGGTGGATGATCTCAAAGGCATGCTTGACAATGCGCACGGTCATGAGCTTCTTGCCATTGTTGCGGCCGTGCATCA includes these proteins:
- the RNF225 gene encoding RING finger protein 225, yielding MPCPRLPWLRRPQAPQGSDPSSPGSLSAPRSVSGGQDEDEEEGDSGPGSSPILPPASPVECLICVSPFDGVFKLPKRLDCGHVFCLECLARLSLATAGGGDAVACPVCRAPTRLAPRRGLPSLPTQPGLLPRDAGTPLPRQGSVRFDRRRGLLYLRPPPPLPGSRKARAARVPPPPPPLRLGRPLSRRLSLSSPAWAFNAAVALAVLVAAGLVVSGVYIFFLIPHASSSGPARPQLVELAPAPAFWFPPRTTPEAPWTPGWTSGSTGAALDSTLGDVEASQKAGEGLEDPTDPEGPMDRSSDLVGAAQ
- the RPS5 gene encoding small ribosomal subunit protein uS7, with protein sequence MTEWETAAPAVAETPDIKLFGKWSTDDVQINDISLQDYIAVKEKYAKYLPHSAGRYAAKRFRKAQCPIVERLTNSMMMHGRNNGKKLMTVRIVKHAFEIIHLLTGENPLQVLVNAIINSGPREDSTRIGRAGTVRRQAVDVSPLRRVNQAIWLLCTGAREAAFRNIKTIAECLADELINAAKGSSNSYAIKKKDELERVAKSNR